DNA from Asanoa sp. WMMD1127:
CGACGTTCTGGATGACGTAGCCGATCCGCCGGCGCAGTCGCACCGCGTCCGTTTGGGTCACGTCTTCGCCGTCGATGAGGATCTGTCCCGCGGTGGGCTCGATCAGCCGGTTGATCATCCGCAGCACGGTCGACTTGCCGCAGCCGGACGGGCCGATCAGCACGACCAGCTCACCGGCGTTGATGGACAGGTCCAGGCTGTCGACGGCCACGGTGCCGTCCGGGTACTGCTTGCGCACCGAGCGGAGCTCGATCGGCGCGGCCTTGCGATCGGCCGGCGCGCGCGTGCCGCCCTCCGGGGTAGCGTCCACCTATGTCCCTCCGCGACCTGGCGTATCAGGATGCCGCCAATCCCTGGTTCTCCTGGGACTACATCCAGACAAACTCGACCACCATCCTTGACGCTCTTGGCGAGCATGTCACGTTGACGGCCGAAGCCGTGGCCGTGGCCGCGGTGGTGGCGATCCCCATGGGCGTGGCCGCGTACTGGTTCCGCCGGCTCAGCGGTCCGATCCTCGCGCTGTCCGGTGTCCTCTACACGATCCCGTCGCTGGCCCTGCTGGCGTTCATCGCGCCGGCGGTCGGGCCGACGAAGTCGACGTCGGTGCTGATCGGCCTGGTGCTCTACGCGCTGCTGTTGATCGTCCGCAACACGTTGGCCGGGCTCACCCAGGTGCCGCGGGAGGCGCAGGACGCCGCGCTCGGCATGGGCTACAGCCGGTGGGGCCGGTTGCTCCGCGTCGACCTGCCGCTCGCGTTGCCGGGCATCATGACCGGGCTGCGGCTGGCGACGGTGTCGACCGTGGCGTTGGTCACGGTCGGCGCGCTGATCGGCAAGGGCGGCCTGGGCAACCTGATCCTCGGCGGGTTCCGCAACAACTTCTTCAAGGCCGAGATCACCACCGGCACCATTCTGTGCGTACTCCTGGCGTTGGTGCTCGACCTGTTGCTGATCGGCGCCGGCCGGCTGCTCACCCCTTGGACCAGGAGAGCCCGTTGAACATCGTGCATTCGGCGTGGATCTATCTCAACGACCCGCTCAACTGGACCAACCCGGGCGGCATCCTCGACCGGCTCGGCGAGCACCTGACCATCTCGGCGGCCGCGGTCGCGATCGGCTGCGTGGTCGCCTGGCCACTGGGCGTGTGGCTGGGCCACGCTGGCCGCGGCGGCGGGCTCATCGTGCTGGTCTCCGACCTCACGCTGGCCATCCCGACGGTGGCGCTGCTGACGATCCTGCCGCTGACCGCGCTCGGGTTCGGCCAACCGCCGATCATCGTGGCGCTCGCCGTGTTCGCGATCCCGCCACTGCTCGCCAACGCGTACACGGGAATCAGGCAGGTCGACCCCGAGACGCGGGACGCGGCCAAGGGCATGGGGTTGTCCGGCTGGCAGCTGCTGCGCCGGGTCGAGCTGCCGCTGGCGGTGCCCTACCTGGCGGCCGGTTTCCGCACGGCGGCGGTGCAGGTGGTGGCGACGGCGGCGCTGGCCTCGTACGTCAACGGCGGTGGGCTCGGGCAGATCATCGCCGAAGGGTTCGGGCTGGGCATCTCGGCGGCCGGTGGGCAGATCCTCGCGGGCGGCGTGCTGGTCGCCCTGCTGGCGTTGCTGGTCGAAGGCATTCTGGCGCTGATCGAACGGCTGGTCACGCCGGCGCCGCTGAAGCCGGCCCGCCGCCGGGCCGACCAGGAGGCCATCGCGACGGGAGCCGCGCCGCGCCCGTAACGATCGTGATGACAACAACCACAGATTCTTGTCGGACCCTCCTGACAACATGTTGGGTGAGAACTCGCGGACGGGAAGATTGTCCCTCCGTCCGTCGGACACGCGGCCGGCCCTGACGGGTCGCGCCGGGACACGGAAGGCGGGCTTCATGCGCGCTGTTTCACGGCTCGCGACGGGGGCGGCAGGCGTCCTCTTCGTGGCTGGACTTCTTGCGGGTTGCGGTGAGGCCGGATCGTCCGGCACCGACGCGCCCGCTTCCGCCGCGGCGGGCGCGGGGTGCGCCCCGGTCGCCGGCGACCAACTCGTCGTCCTGCAAGACGACAAGAACCTGCAGAACAGCGACAACGTGGTCGCTGCCATCAACACCAAGGCGGCCAG
Protein-coding regions in this window:
- a CDS encoding ABC transporter permease, with protein sequence MSLRDLAYQDAANPWFSWDYIQTNSTTILDALGEHVTLTAEAVAVAAVVAIPMGVAAYWFRRLSGPILALSGVLYTIPSLALLAFIAPAVGPTKSTSVLIGLVLYALLLIVRNTLAGLTQVPREAQDAALGMGYSRWGRLLRVDLPLALPGIMTGLRLATVSTVALVTVGALIGKGGLGNLILGGFRNNFFKAEITTGTILCVLLALVLDLLLIGAGRLLTPWTRRAR
- a CDS encoding ABC transporter permease; protein product: MNIVHSAWIYLNDPLNWTNPGGILDRLGEHLTISAAAVAIGCVVAWPLGVWLGHAGRGGGLIVLVSDLTLAIPTVALLTILPLTALGFGQPPIIVALAVFAIPPLLANAYTGIRQVDPETRDAAKGMGLSGWQLLRRVELPLAVPYLAAGFRTAAVQVVATAALASYVNGGGLGQIIAEGFGLGISAAGGQILAGGVLVALLALLVEGILALIERLVTPAPLKPARRRADQEAIATGAAPRP